From a region of the Deltaproteobacteria bacterium genome:
- a CDS encoding extracellular solute-binding protein, protein MRKRILTTTLLAVVATALVLLPIFSMQAEAADKLGWVGPVYKELSESLTKGFKQYYQKTYGKDVEITFIRPGGWPVCLDKVRAWGGKPDADVFLGAGAPAHEVLKQEKLIVPYRPKGWDKVPAEWHGMKVKDKADYWTCFAPWIVTNLYNEKVLKKLRLPPPKTWKELINPIYRGNVVHTLPYASGTMHETTEIILQTFGEKEGWKYLRLLAAQLPRFSTGSTDTTHIVSRGEIPIGVAQPQMNAMVARRDGYPVRDLLPDKTILVPEAVALLKNAPHEKIGKIFLDWLFSMEGQKYVLEGGYFAARTDISFSQWEKEGVTMAKHAKKALGVDNFWDLKVGFIEYDLDLATKRWDEVNKFYEYNIYRKWGELKSSLFLIEEVEGEIKAAKEQNMNVTKAEAKIKEARKFFEMDGNYAAARLAASKARSLLVAP, encoded by the coding sequence ATGAGAAAGAGAATCTTGACGACAACACTCCTTGCAGTCGTTGCGACTGCGCTGGTGCTTCTGCCAATCTTTTCGATGCAGGCAGAAGCTGCGGACAAACTGGGTTGGGTCGGACCCGTGTACAAGGAGTTATCAGAGAGTTTGACCAAGGGGTTCAAACAGTACTACCAAAAAACTTATGGCAAAGATGTGGAGATAACCTTCATCCGGCCGGGTGGCTGGCCCGTGTGTTTGGACAAAGTGAGAGCCTGGGGAGGCAAACCGGATGCCGATGTCTTCCTGGGGGCAGGCGCTCCTGCGCACGAAGTTTTGAAGCAAGAAAAACTGATCGTTCCTTACAGACCAAAGGGCTGGGACAAAGTCCCCGCTGAATGGCACGGCATGAAGGTAAAAGATAAAGCTGATTACTGGACCTGTTTCGCGCCCTGGATCGTTACCAATCTGTATAACGAAAAGGTGCTGAAAAAGCTAAGGCTCCCGCCACCCAAGACCTGGAAGGAACTGATCAACCCCATCTACAGAGGTAATGTGGTACACACCCTGCCCTATGCCTCGGGTACAATGCATGAAACCACAGAGATCATTTTGCAGACATTCGGTGAAAAGGAGGGCTGGAAGTATCTCAGGTTGCTGGCGGCGCAGTTGCCCCGCTTTTCTACGGGCAGCACAGATACTACCCATATAGTTAGTCGAGGCGAAATCCCCATAGGCGTGGCGCAGCCGCAAATGAATGCGATGGTTGCGCGTCGGGACGGTTATCCTGTGCGTGATTTGCTTCCTGACAAAACGATCCTGGTTCCCGAGGCAGTGGCTCTGCTGAAAAATGCACCCCACGAAAAAATCGGCAAGATCTTCCTAGACTGGCTGTTCAGCATGGAGGGACAGAAATACGTGCTTGAGGGTGGCTACTTTGCAGCGAGGACGGATATTAGCTTCTCTCAGTGGGAAAAAGAAGGCGTCACCATGGCCAAACATGCCAAGAAGGCGCTGGGAGTTGATAATTTTTGGGATCTGAAAGTCGGCTTCATTGAGTACGACTTGGATCTTGCCACCAAAAGGTGGGACGAAGTCAATAAATTTTATGAATACAATATCTACAGAAAGTGGGGTGAGTTAAAAAGCAGCCTGTTTCTCATAGAAGAGGTGGAGGGAGAGATTAAAGCTGCGAAAGAGCAGAACATGAACGTGACAAAGGCTGAGGCGAAAATAAAAGAAGCCAGAAAGTTTTTTGAGATGGACGGAAACTATGCGGCGGCGCGGTTGGCTGCTTCAAAAGCACGCTCACTGCTGGTAGCGCCGTGA
- a CDS encoding iron ABC transporter permease: MSRGNFFLAALLWLVIAFLVIYPLSFLIVESFKIAETNSWGITNYLKFFRDSYYLKTFANTLLLSTLVLATTTLFGIPLSYILARYRQRGKTVFTALILLPIVLPAYAGVFAFIIFFGRYGTLNLLLTDSGLLKAPINFIYGLHGLVFVQSLHMLPFIVLSLSAGFTNIDPSFEEAAEVEGASGFKRFLTVTLPLCTPSYLAGAVIVFLWPFTDWLTPLILGQVDYLPSVAYINIAYHFTDMHRKYMGIVAVVISSTVCIGIFLLARYWVERKKYTGLSKGTTSEGRVIEPGPLLKSAAYLYMCFIAALVLLIPVVLGLAAFSRRWVLEPLPTYWTLENFRVILLETPLLIKNSFLFSGVALIFGVAFGLPAAYLIVRTRVPGRDALDFVITLMLAFPGIAVGVSYLLAFWQDIPLAQYWIIMPLALFARRLPYFLRMAHSSYLQLDVSLEEASEVSGAGKLRTFLNISLPLLVKGVLVGVVMFFIMAFQEISTAIFLYRGGWETLPIGIFLNWHRGMEFGIAAAMAFLMIVIAFILLLIISRIAGGILKAAWGPGGA; encoded by the coding sequence ATGTCTCGCGGCAATTTCTTTCTGGCAGCACTCCTGTGGCTGGTTATTGCCTTCCTGGTAATTTATCCTTTGTCATTCCTGATAGTAGAAAGTTTCAAGATTGCCGAGACTAATAGCTGGGGCATAACTAACTACCTTAAATTTTTTCGTGACTCTTATTATCTCAAGACCTTTGCCAATACCCTTCTATTGAGCACCCTGGTGCTGGCCACAACCACCTTGTTCGGAATACCCCTCTCCTACATCCTGGCTAGGTACAGACAGCGGGGCAAAACGGTGTTCACCGCCCTCATTCTGCTGCCCATTGTTTTGCCTGCCTACGCTGGTGTTTTTGCCTTCATCATTTTTTTCGGCAGATATGGAACTCTTAATCTGCTGCTTACGGACAGCGGCCTGCTCAAGGCACCTATAAATTTCATTTACGGCCTTCATGGGTTGGTGTTTGTTCAATCCTTGCACATGCTTCCATTTATCGTCCTGAGTCTTTCCGCCGGCTTCACCAACATAGACCCTTCCTTCGAGGAAGCTGCCGAGGTCGAGGGGGCGAGCGGCTTCAAGAGATTTCTCACCGTCACTCTGCCTTTGTGCACGCCGAGTTATCTCGCGGGTGCAGTCATCGTCTTCCTCTGGCCTTTCACAGACTGGCTCACGCCGTTGATTCTGGGTCAGGTAGACTATCTTCCCTCGGTTGCTTACATCAACATCGCCTATCATTTTACTGATATGCATCGCAAGTATATGGGGATCGTGGCAGTGGTGATTTCTTCCACAGTGTGCATCGGCATCTTTCTGCTCGCCCGCTATTGGGTGGAAAGGAAAAAGTATACTGGTCTCTCAAAGGGGACCACTTCGGAGGGTAGAGTAATCGAGCCGGGCCCTTTGTTGAAATCGGCAGCCTACCTGTATATGTGTTTTATCGCTGCTCTGGTACTGCTTATCCCTGTCGTGCTGGGGCTGGCCGCTTTTTCTCGAAGATGGGTCCTCGAGCCCCTACCCACCTACTGGACCCTGGAAAATTTCAGGGTAATTCTTCTGGAAACCCCGCTCTTGATCAAGAACTCTTTCCTTTTCAGTGGGGTAGCCCTGATTTTTGGAGTCGCCTTCGGGCTGCCGGCTGCCTATCTCATCGTCCGCACCCGCGTTCCCGGCAGAGACGCCCTCGATTTTGTAATTACTCTGATGCTGGCTTTCCCAGGGATTGCGGTCGGGGTGAGTTACCTGCTGGCATTCTGGCAAGATATTCCTCTGGCCCAGTATTGGATCATCATGCCTCTGGCCTTGTTTGCCAGGAGGCTGCCATACTTTCTACGGATGGCCCACTCTTCCTACTTGCAGTTAGACGTGTCACTCGAAGAGGCCTCGGAAGTATCAGGTGCGGGGAAGCTCAGAACCTTTCTCAATATATCACTGCCCCTCCTGGTGAAGGGAGTGCTCGTTGGAGTGGTGATGTTTTTCATCATGGCATTTCAGGAAATCTCAACCGCCATATTTCTCTATCGTGGGGGATGGGAGACCCTGCCCATAGGTATCTTTCTCAACTGGCACCGCGGTATGGAGTTCGGCATTGCTGCTGCCATGGCCTTTTTGATGATTGTGATTGCCTTCATCTTGCTGTTGATCATATCGAGAATAGCCGGCGGCATACTCAAAGCTGCCTGGGGCCCAGGGGGGGCGTAA
- a CDS encoding ABC transporter ATP-binding protein codes for MAFIEIKNLFKRFKNVVAVNHIHLEVNKGEMLTLLGPSGCGKTTTLRCIAGLERPEEGDIIIDGKSMLSPGFVPPAKRGIGMVFQNYAVWPHMKVYKNVIYGLKLQKLPRKEIQKRAQQVLELVGLAGLEERYPSQLSGGQQQRVALARALVSNPKVLLLDEPLSNLDAKLREELRFEIKSLVRRMGITSVYVTHDQAEAMVISDRIAVMEAGNVVQVGTAEEIYERPANKFVADFIGTMNFISGEIVRVEQDSDVVQVRTGFSDHLLCRTSGTAAASPGQTVYASIRPEDVEVFSDPPQANDNLFKGTIVHKAYLGNFLYFFVSVNGNMIRVQVSHHLPYEEGQELYLFLNPQKCMILY; via the coding sequence ATGGCATTTATTGAAATAAAGAACTTGTTTAAACGTTTCAAGAACGTGGTGGCAGTAAATCACATTCATCTCGAGGTGAACAAGGGGGAGATGTTAACACTTCTGGGACCCAGCGGATGTGGGAAGACCACTACTTTACGCTGCATAGCGGGCCTGGAGAGACCGGAAGAAGGGGACATAATTATTGACGGCAAATCTATGCTGTCGCCAGGATTTGTGCCGCCGGCGAAAAGGGGCATTGGCATGGTGTTTCAGAATTATGCTGTCTGGCCCCATATGAAAGTGTACAAAAATGTCATCTACGGTTTGAAGTTACAGAAGCTTCCCAGGAAGGAGATCCAAAAAAGGGCACAACAGGTATTGGAACTGGTGGGTTTGGCGGGTCTGGAAGAAAGATATCCTTCACAGTTGAGCGGGGGACAGCAACAACGAGTGGCGCTGGCGCGCGCTCTGGTGAGCAATCCGAAGGTTCTGCTCCTGGATGAGCCACTCAGTAACCTGGATGCCAAGCTCAGAGAAGAATTGCGATTTGAAATCAAAAGCCTGGTGAGACGTATGGGAATTACATCAGTATATGTCACCCACGATCAGGCGGAGGCCATGGTGATCTCTGATCGAATTGCGGTGATGGAAGCCGGGAACGTGGTGCAAGTGGGCACAGCGGAGGAGATATATGAAAGGCCAGCCAACAAATTCGTAGCCGATTTTATCGGGACCATGAACTTTATTTCCGGAGAGATAGTTCGGGTTGAGCAGGACTCAGATGTGGTCCAAGTGCGCACAGGTTTCAGTGATCACCTGCTGTGCAGGACTTCGGGCACTGCAGCGGCCAGCCCCGGACAGACCGTGTATGCTTCAATACGGCCAGAAGATGTGGAAGTCTTCTCTGACCCCCCCCAGGCCAATGACAACCTCTTCAAGGGCACTATCGTCCACAAGGCCTATCTGGGAAACTTTCTCTACTTCTTTGTCAGCGTCAACGGCAACATGATAAGAGTGCAGGTCTCCCACCACCTGCCATATGAAGAAGGCCAAGAACTCTACCTTTTCTTGAATCCACAGAAGTGTATGATTTTGTATTGA
- a CDS encoding HAD family phosphatase, whose amino-acid sequence MPVATLRSLHTILFDLDDTFTSQGKIPSSSFEALWELKESGLRLVVVTGRPAGWCDHIARMWPVDGVIGENGAFYFWFDEKERKLKKRFLDSHSVRAEKRQRLEAIRDEILITVPGCSVASDQRYREADLAIDYCEDVPPLNDRAVRKICHIFASHGATCKVSSIHVNGWFGAYNKLDMARLFIAERLGMDLDETRERFVYCGDSLNDEPMFAYFPISVAVQNVMRFIGQMQSLPTYLTSQKGGEGFAEFARHLLSRRNS is encoded by the coding sequence ATGCCGGTGGCCACCCTGCGCTCCCTGCACACCATCTTGTTCGACCTGGATGATACCTTTACCTCCCAGGGCAAGATACCTTCCTCCTCATTCGAGGCACTCTGGGAATTGAAGGAATCAGGTCTCAGGCTCGTTGTCGTCACTGGCAGGCCTGCTGGCTGGTGCGATCATATTGCTCGGATGTGGCCGGTTGACGGCGTAATTGGTGAAAACGGCGCCTTTTACTTCTGGTTTGATGAAAAAGAGAGGAAGCTGAAAAAGCGTTTTTTGGACAGCCACTCAGTTCGCGCTGAAAAGCGGCAACGCCTCGAGGCCATACGGGATGAAATTCTCATAACTGTACCTGGCTGTAGTGTAGCCAGCGACCAGCGCTACCGCGAAGCTGACCTGGCAATCGACTACTGTGAAGATGTGCCACCCCTGAATGATAGAGCTGTCAGGAAAATCTGCCATATCTTTGCCAGCCATGGAGCCACCTGCAAAGTTTCCTCTATCCACGTCAATGGCTGGTTCGGCGCTTACAACAAATTGGACATGGCCAGGCTGTTCATTGCAGAGCGCCTGGGCATGGATCTGGATGAAACGAGAGAGCGCTTCGTCTACTGCGGCGATTCCCTCAATGATGAGCCGATGTTTGCCTACTTCCCCATCAGCGTGGCGGTGCAAAACGTCATGCGTTTCATAGGCCAGATGCAGTCACTGCCAACCTACCTTACCTCTCAAAAGGGAGGCGAGGGATTTGCCGAGTTTGCCCGCCACCTTCTTTCCCGGCGAAACTCCTGA
- a CDS encoding phosphoglycerate dehydrogenase encodes MKILISDSIAATGVDLLRSVPDFEVAFQPDLSPQELKEAIADADALIIRSATKVTADLIEAAPRLRVIGRAGIGLDNVDIMAASRRGIVVMNNPEGNIITTAEHTIAMLMALSRNIYLATNSMKAGKWDKKKFTGIEVYHKTLGIIGIGRIGRIVADRAIGLAMNVIAYDPHLEPESIARLGVEPVSLEELFARSDYITVHTPLTRQTRGLLDRTAFSKMKDGVMIINCARGHIVNEKDLYDAIVSGKVAGAALDVYEKEPPGDNPLLKLDQVICTPHLGASTGEAQENVAVGIAQQIKEFLLTGAIRNAVNVPQLTCELLSNICHYLTLAERLGSFLGQVTQGAMQEVTIEYKGTVAELDTAPITLAVLKGLLEPILQHEVNYVNAPVLAKERGIVVKDTTSKDAEDYLNLITVRVKTTAEETQVSGTLFGKKEPRLVRFNTTRLEADIHGNLVLIYNRDVPGTFGSIGTCMGKHNINISMWKAGQIIETGENVLLLRVDSPVEEKAMEDLIELPNVNSVQLLSIN; translated from the coding sequence ATGAAAATTCTTATCTCAGACAGTATTGCTGCCACAGGCGTTGATTTGCTGCGCAGCGTGCCCGATTTTGAGGTGGCATTCCAGCCAGATCTTTCGCCGCAGGAGCTCAAAGAGGCAATTGCTGACGCTGATGCCCTCATCATCAGGAGTGCAACCAAGGTAACTGCAGATCTCATTGAGGCAGCGCCTCGACTGAGAGTAATTGGCCGCGCTGGCATTGGCCTGGACAATGTGGACATAATGGCTGCCAGCAGACGCGGCATAGTGGTGATGAACAACCCCGAGGGCAATATCATCACCACTGCCGAACATACCATTGCCATGCTCATGGCACTCTCCAGGAACATTTACCTGGCCACCAATTCCATGAAAGCCGGCAAGTGGGACAAGAAAAAATTCACTGGCATTGAAGTCTACCACAAGACTCTCGGCATAATCGGTATCGGGAGAATAGGGCGCATTGTAGCGGATCGGGCCATTGGCCTGGCCATGAATGTAATCGCCTATGATCCTCATCTCGAACCGGAAAGCATAGCCAGATTGGGGGTTGAACCGGTATCTCTGGAAGAATTGTTCGCCAGGTCTGACTACATCACTGTGCACACTCCGCTCACCAGACAGACCAGAGGACTGCTAGATCGTACGGCCTTCAGCAAGATGAAGGACGGGGTGATGATTATCAATTGCGCCAGAGGTCATATTGTCAACGAGAAGGACCTCTATGATGCCATAGTTTCCGGAAAAGTGGCTGGCGCAGCCCTGGACGTTTACGAGAAAGAACCTCCAGGCGACAATCCACTGCTCAAATTGGACCAGGTCATCTGTACGCCTCACCTGGGAGCTTCAACAGGCGAAGCCCAGGAAAACGTTGCCGTGGGAATCGCCCAGCAGATCAAAGAGTTCCTGCTCACTGGAGCTATCCGCAACGCCGTCAATGTACCGCAGCTTACCTGTGAATTGCTGAGCAACATCTGTCACTACCTCACCCTGGCAGAAAGGCTGGGAAGCTTTCTCGGCCAGGTGACCCAGGGGGCAATGCAGGAAGTGACCATCGAATACAAGGGGACGGTAGCCGAACTGGACACTGCGCCAATAACCCTGGCAGTTCTCAAGGGGCTGCTGGAGCCGATTCTTCAGCACGAAGTGAACTATGTCAATGCTCCGGTGCTTGCCAAAGAACGCGGCATCGTAGTGAAAGATACAACCAGCAAGGATGCAGAGGACTATCTCAATCTTATCACTGTACGAGTAAAGACCACAGCGGAGGAGACGCAGGTCTCGGGGACCCTTTTCGGCAAGAAGGAGCCGCGGCTGGTGCGCTTCAACACCACCAGGTTGGAAGCCGACATTCACGGCAATCTGGTCTTGATCTACAATCGTGATGTTCCAGGCACTTTCGGCAGCATCGGTACCTGCATGGGCAAGCACAACATCAATATCTCCATGTGGAAGGCCGGCCAGATTATCGAGACAGGTGAAAATGTTCTCCTCCTCAGGGTGGACAGTCCGGTGGAGGAAAAAGCCATGGAGGATTTGATAGAGCTGCCGAATGTCAATTCAGTGCAGCTGTTGTCTATCAATTGA
- a CDS encoding queuosine precursor transporter produces the protein MANQNRLDSYLIVCGCIFSGCLVLAAVLASKIISLGPISVPAGVLTYCVTFMITDVVGEIWGKERAQAIVMGGFVTLVVAFAFTSVTIIWPAAPFWPHQEAYRTILGSSARIMVASLAAYLLSQYHDVWAFALWKKITGARYLWLRNNASTIVSQLLDSVVFITIAFYGSMPLKPLIFGQWLIKVLIAILDTPFIYLGVHLLKRLSLANSRGWSS, from the coding sequence GTGGCCAACCAGAATCGACTTGACAGCTACCTCATCGTCTGCGGTTGTATTTTTTCAGGCTGCCTGGTGCTTGCCGCGGTACTCGCCAGCAAGATCATCTCCCTGGGACCGATCAGCGTGCCAGCTGGAGTGCTCACCTACTGTGTCACATTCATGATCACAGATGTGGTGGGCGAAATTTGGGGCAAAGAGAGGGCGCAAGCAATTGTCATGGGCGGTTTTGTCACCCTGGTAGTCGCCTTTGCCTTCACCAGTGTGACCATCATCTGGCCTGCTGCCCCGTTCTGGCCTCATCAGGAGGCCTACAGGACCATTCTGGGAAGCAGCGCCAGAATAATGGTGGCAAGCCTTGCAGCCTACCTGCTCAGCCAGTACCACGATGTCTGGGCCTTCGCCTTGTGGAAAAAGATAACGGGTGCGCGCTATCTCTGGTTGAGAAACAATGCCTCTACCATTGTCTCCCAACTGCTCGACAGCGTGGTGTTCATCACAATTGCCTTTTACGGCAGTATGCCTCTGAAACCTCTCATTTTCGGGCAGTGGTTGATAAAGGTGCTCATAGCCATTTTGGACACCCCCTTCATTTACCTGGGGGTCCATTTGTTGAAGCGTTTATCACTGGCGAACAGCAGGGGCTGGTCATCGTGA
- the queF gene encoding NADPH-dependent 7-cyano-7-deazaguanine reductase QueF — MSNDLSHLGSGKTEYRYTVDHTLLETFANPHPKSDYRVTFSTRELTSLCPITGQPDFYQITICYTPDLFCLESKSLKLYLFSFRQSGMFAEEMTNRILNDLVKVCRPRWMRVVSIMNPRGGIELKVEVEYREEKRGQPEST, encoded by the coding sequence ATGAGCAATGATCTCAGCCATCTCGGCTCGGGCAAGACCGAATATCGCTACACCGTGGACCACACGCTGCTGGAGACCTTTGCCAATCCCCATCCCAAGTCTGACTATCGGGTCACTTTCAGCACCCGGGAGCTGACCAGCCTCTGTCCAATCACAGGTCAGCCCGACTTCTATCAGATCACCATTTGCTATACTCCTGACCTTTTCTGTCTCGAGTCCAAGTCCTTGAAGCTTTATCTGTTCAGCTTCCGCCAGAGCGGCATGTTCGCTGAAGAGATGACCAATCGCATTCTCAACGACCTTGTCAAGGTGTGTCGTCCCCGCTGGATGCGGGTGGTGAGTATTATGAATCCCAGGGGCGGAATCGAGCTCAAGGTCGAGGTGGAATACAGGGAAGAAAAGCGTGGCCAACCAGAATCGACTTGA
- a CDS encoding TetR/AcrR family transcriptional regulator has product MARQQSLYPDSKRDPMQQARQANDKRQLILEAAIRAFARAGYHQSRMADVAREAGVATGTIYLYFKSKEELLISIFAERVQLFISEFGRELQQGANAEIKLRKLIELHLTAMQQYPELAAVLQLELRQSRHFMSAYPKVDLKPYFDLIGEIIEEGQQQGLFRQDLYLGVVKRALFGALDETVTSWLLAGSSFDLVRMAMPLADLFINGLAEPSA; this is encoded by the coding sequence ATGGCCAGGCAGCAAAGTCTCTATCCCGACAGCAAAAGAGATCCCATGCAGCAGGCGCGCCAAGCCAATGACAAACGCCAGCTCATTCTGGAGGCAGCCATTCGCGCCTTTGCCCGAGCAGGCTATCATCAGTCGAGAATGGCGGATGTGGCCCGGGAGGCGGGGGTGGCAACCGGCACCATTTATCTCTATTTCAAGAGCAAGGAAGAGCTTCTCATCAGCATTTTTGCGGAAAGGGTGCAGCTATTTATCTCTGAGTTCGGCCGGGAGCTCCAGCAGGGTGCCAACGCAGAGATCAAGTTGAGAAAGCTCATCGAGCTGCACCTGACCGCTATGCAGCAGTATCCCGAACTGGCAGCTGTCTTGCAGCTGGAATTGCGCCAGAGCAGACACTTTATGAGCGCTTACCCGAAGGTTGACTTGAAGCCCTACTTCGATCTCATTGGCGAAATTATCGAAGAAGGCCAGCAGCAGGGGCTGTTTCGCCAGGATCTCTACCTGGGTGTGGTAAAGAGAGCTCTATTTGGCGCCCTTGACGAGACAGTCACCTCCTGGCTGCTTGCTGGCAGCAGTTTTGATCTGGTTCGCATGGCCATGCCGCTAGCCGATCTTTTCATTAATGGACTGGCCGAGCCTTCGGCGTAA
- a CDS encoding acyl-CoA dehydrogenase, which translates to MMAVLVDERDVKFVLYEQLDIEQLTKTPLYGEYSRDMFDMVLEQAWKLAENELEPANRQGDLQGCLWEEGRVKVPECYHHAYQVYRQGGWLAINESLESGGQGFPVALGLAVIEAFAASNWSLIMFPGLTHGAARLLEIFGTEEQKRTYMDKMYSGEWCGTMCLTEPQAGSDVGALRTKAVRNEDGTYRITGTKIFISCGEHDLTENIVHLVLARIEGAPPGTRGISIFIVPKLRPEGGSLVDNDVACAGIEDKLGIHGSPTCVLNFGENDNCIGYLVGEEHRGMRIMFHMMNEARLFVGMQGLGHASAAYMQALRFAKERIQGPPASRIKDPTAPKVPIIEHPDVRRMLMFMKSVSEGLRALIYYAGFCQDMIRCSEDAEEREKYQDFLDILIPVCKAYGSDMGFRVCETAIQVFGGYGYCKEYPVEQHLRDCKIASIYEGTNGIQALDLVGRKLALKRGALFKRLIAETEDFLVWAKRNFELRELVATFEAARNQLIQVTKYFGLKGMTEDYLETLLYASPYLELFGDVAVGFMLLWQALIAHRRLAEIYEDADAIDEEGKKKLLASNRSAAFYRGKIASAEFFVTNVLSLAQGKARAIMSGQRAALDIPEESLALA; encoded by the coding sequence ATCATGGCGGTTCTTGTGGATGAAAGAGACGTCAAGTTTGTACTCTATGAACAGCTTGATATTGAGCAGCTCACCAAGACGCCTCTGTACGGCGAGTATTCCAGAGACATGTTCGATATGGTGTTGGAGCAGGCCTGGAAGCTAGCGGAGAACGAACTGGAGCCTGCCAATCGTCAAGGTGACCTACAAGGGTGCCTCTGGGAGGAGGGCAGAGTGAAGGTGCCGGAATGCTACCACCACGCCTATCAGGTGTACCGCCAGGGTGGCTGGCTTGCCATCAATGAAAGTCTGGAGTCAGGGGGCCAGGGTTTTCCTGTTGCCCTTGGTCTGGCGGTCATCGAGGCCTTTGCTGCCTCGAACTGGTCGCTCATTATGTTTCCGGGGCTGACCCACGGTGCTGCCAGACTGCTGGAAATCTTTGGCACCGAGGAACAGAAGCGCACCTATATGGACAAGATGTACAGCGGCGAGTGGTGCGGCACCATGTGCCTTACGGAACCTCAGGCTGGCAGCGACGTGGGAGCCCTGCGCACCAAGGCCGTCAGGAACGAAGATGGCACCTATCGCATTACGGGAACCAAAATATTTATTTCCTGTGGTGAGCACGATCTCACTGAAAACATAGTGCATCTGGTGCTGGCCCGCATCGAAGGAGCGCCGCCGGGAACTAGAGGCATATCGATTTTCATAGTTCCCAAACTGCGTCCCGAGGGAGGTAGTCTGGTGGACAACGATGTGGCCTGTGCCGGCATTGAAGATAAACTGGGCATCCACGGCTCACCTACCTGTGTGCTCAATTTTGGTGAGAACGACAACTGCATCGGCTACCTGGTGGGAGAAGAGCACCGGGGAATGCGGATCATGTTCCATATGATGAACGAAGCGCGGTTGTTTGTAGGTATGCAGGGTCTGGGCCATGCCAGCGCAGCCTATATGCAGGCGCTGCGCTTTGCCAAAGAGAGAATACAGGGCCCGCCGGCGAGCCGCATCAAGGACCCGACGGCGCCAAAAGTCCCCATAATCGAGCATCCCGATGTGCGCCGCATGCTCATGTTCATGAAATCGGTTAGCGAAGGCCTGCGGGCTCTCATTTACTATGCCGGTTTTTGCCAGGACATGATCCGCTGCAGCGAAGATGCCGAGGAAAGGGAGAAGTATCAGGATTTTCTCGACATACTCATCCCTGTGTGCAAGGCCTACGGCAGTGACATGGGCTTCAGGGTCTGTGAGACTGCCATTCAGGTGTTTGGCGGCTATGGCTACTGCAAGGAATATCCGGTTGAGCAGCACTTGCGGGACTGCAAGATTGCCTCCATTTACGAGGGCACCAACGGCATCCAGGCCCTCGATCTGGTGGGCAGGAAACTGGCCCTGAAAAGAGGAGCCTTGTTCAAAAGACTGATAGCTGAGACCGAAGATTTTCTGGTCTGGGCAAAGAGGAACTTTGAGTTGCGGGAACTGGTGGCAACTTTCGAAGCTGCACGAAATCAGCTCATCCAGGTTACCAAGTATTTCGGTCTCAAGGGCATGACAGAAGACTATCTGGAAACTCTCCTCTACGCTTCTCCTTACCTTGAGCTGTTCGGGGATGTGGCAGTGGGGTTCATGCTTCTCTGGCAGGCACTCATTGCCCATCGGCGTCTTGCTGAGATCTATGAGGATGCAGATGCTATTGATGAGGAAGGCAAGAAAAAGCTGCTTGCCTCCAATCGGAGTGCAGCCTTCTACCGGGGCAAGATCGCTTCGGCCGAGTTTTTTGTAACCAATGTCCTTTCTCTGGCGCAAGGCAAGGCGAGAGCGATTATGAGCGGCCAGCGCGCAGCCCTGGACATTCCGGAGGAGTCTCTGGCTCTCGCCTGA